The following proteins come from a genomic window of Dreissena polymorpha isolate Duluth1 chromosome 1, UMN_Dpol_1.0, whole genome shotgun sequence:
- the LOC127879178 gene encoding protein PIF-like, which yields MLSFAFTLTFVLIVVQPDRGAAKPTMVDICAGCSMKNGVGYMRHTDCNKFVHCYEDGDSKVIGVVQECGSRMAWDQDLLTCVASSTCAASSGICASARDGATYPDPVNCRSYWNCWNGYPTKQCCPDGQYYKLNTGCTLDSYNKCDEWCSMYQLPTTKITCNNIRPVPGSAGEYEQYISGWDWVRRLCPVGLQYVQEDCGCTKFSVLELDTSCRPEVHLLFNGSYDQSGTYVRYENVDIRGGRGVFNGDNSQLIIPRFTNVETDSIIIKVKYTSNHRDLSRPHSIISNSDCGLTPSILITEDSQRINFHVGTVTRSMNFETVVSVNQTSSNDKEIVFRFNKGVLAGRLGSDSSVKFGIPGFIRGTHCALHVGKADVANGDWFKGEMEELSIYMCDI from the coding sequence ATGCTGAGTTTCGCTTTCACACTGACGTTCGTCTTGATCGTCGTACAACCAGACAGAGGTGCGGCAAAGCCAACTATGGTAGACATATGCGCCGGATGCAGTATGAAGAATGGCGTAGGGTACATGAGACATACTGATTGTAACAAGTTCGTCCATTGCTACGAAGACGGAGACAGCAAAGTCATTGGGGTAGTACAGGAATGCGGTTCGAGAATGGCGTGGGATCAAGACCTCCTGACTTGCGTCGCCTCATCAACTTGCGCCGCCTCCTCTGGCATATGCGCCAGTGCAAGGGACGGAGCCACATATCCTGACCCGGTCAATTGTAGAAGTTACTGGAACTGTTGGAATGGGTATCCGACCAAACAATGCTGCCCAGATGGTCAgtattacaaattaaacaccGGTTGTACGCTAGACAGCTATAATAAATGCGACGAATGGTGCTCCATGTATCAATTGCCTACGACAAAAATAACGTGCAATAACATTCGACCGGTCCCCGGCAGTGCGGGAGAATATGAGCAGTACATTTCTGGCTGGGACTGGGTCCGCAGACTTTGTCCTGTGGGTTTACAGTATGTGCAAGAAGATTGCGGTTGTACGAAGTTTTCTGTTTTAGAATTGGACACGTCATGTCGGCCGGAAGTGCATCTGCTATTCAATGGTTCATATGACCAGTCGGGCACTTATGTTCGGTACGAGAACGTTGATATAAGGGGCGGGAGAGGAGTCTTTAACGGTGACAATAGTCAGCTGATAATACCGCGATTTACAAATGTAGAAACCGACTCGATTATCATCAAGGTGAAGTACACTTCCAACCACAGAGACCTTTCGCGACCACATAGTATCATCTCCAACAGCGACTGTGGCCTCACTCCATCCATTCTCATCACCGAAGACAGCCAACGAATCAATTTCCACGTTGGTACCGTTACCAGATCGATGAACTTCGAGACCGTAGTATCTGTAAACCAAACATCTTCTAATGATAAAGAAATTGTCTTCCGATTCAACAAGGGGGTGTTGGCTGGCCGACTGGGCTCCGATTCGTCCGTTAAGTTTGGCATCCCAGGGTTTATTCGCGGGACCCACTGCGCTCTTCATGTTGGCAAGGCCGACGTGGCCAACGGCGATTGGTTCAAGGGAGAGATGGAAGAGTTGTCAATTTACATGTGTGACATTTAA